A window of Fusarium verticillioides 7600 chromosome 10, whole genome shotgun sequence contains these coding sequences:
- a CDS encoding alkaline proteinase, with translation MTSFRRLALALGALLPAVLAAPADILSKREAVPDKYIITLKPDASDSSVAAHLNWVGDVHRRSLNKRDTSGVEKTFNISSWSAYSGEFDKSTIAEIKKSPEVAFVEPDYTMYLSYEESEPELTDRALTTQSGAPWGLGTISHRTSGSTSYIYDTTAGQGSYAYVVDSGVQVSHTNFGGRASLGYNAVGGAHEDTLGHGTHVAGTIASSTYGVAKQANIISVKVFAGSSGSTSTILAGFNWAVNDITSKSRAGRSVINLSLGGPASQTWTSAINAAYNSGVLSVVAAGNGDQFGRPLPVSGQSPANAPNALTVAAIDSSWRPASFTNYGAGVDVFGPGVNILSTWIGSNSATNTISGTSMACPHVAGLALYLQVLEGLSTPASVTNRIKSLATTGRITGTLSGSPNSVAYNGNGA, from the exons ATGACTAGCTTCCGCCGCCTTGCTCTGGCTCTTGGAGCTCTGCTCCCCGCAGTCCTCGCTGCTCCTGCCGATATCCTCTCCAAGCGAGAGGCTGTCCCCGACAAGtacatcatcaccctcaagcCTGATGCCTCTGACTCCTCAGTTGCGGCTCACTTGAACTGGGTCGGCGATGTCCACCGCCgcagcctcaacaagcgtGATActtctggtgttgagaagactttcaacatcagcagctgGAGCGCTTACTCTGGCGAGTTCGACAAGTCCACcattgctgagatcaagaagagcccTGAG GTTGCCTTCGTTGAGCCTGACTACACTATGTACCTCAGCTACGAGGAGTCTGAGCCCGAGCTTACTGACCGTGCTCTGACTACCCAGTCTGGTGCCCCATGGGGTCTCGGTACGATCTCTCACCGAACCTCCGGCTCTACCAGCTACATCTACGACACCACTGCCGGCCAAGGCTCTTACGCCTACGTCGTTGACAGCGGTGTCCAGGTCAGCCACACCAACTTCGGTGGCCGTGCTTCTCTTGGTTACAAcgctgttggtggtgctcACGAGGATACCCTCGGTCACGGTACTCACGTTGCCGGTACCATCGCTAGTTCTACCTACGGTGTCGCCAAGCAG gccaacatcatctccGTCAAGGTCTTCGCTGGCAGTTCGGGATCTACCTCCACTATCCTTGCTGGCTTCAACTGGGCTGTCAACGACATCACCTCCAAGAGCCGTGCTGGCCGCTCTGTGATCAACCTGTCTCTCGGCGGTCCCGCTTCTCAGACCTGGACCTCTGCCATCAACGCTGCCTACAACTCTGGTGTCCTCTCTGTTGTTGCTGCCGGTAACGGTGACCAGTTCGGCCGACCTCTTCCCGTCTCTGGCCAGTCTCCTGCCAACGCCCCCAACGCTCTGACCGTTGCCGCCATCGACTCTAGCTGGCGCCCTGCTTCCTTCACTAACTACGGTGCTGGCGTCGACGTCTTCGGCCCTGGTgtcaacatcctctccaCCTGGATCGGCTCCAACTCTGctaccaacaccatcagcgGTACCTCCATGGCCTGCCCCCACGTTGCCGGTCTTGCTCTGTACCTccaggttcttgagggtctctCCACCCCTGCCTCCGTTACCAACCGTATTAAGTCTCTTGCCACTACTGGCAGAATCACTGGTACTCTCAGCGGCTCTCCTAACAGCGTTGCCTACAACGGTAACGGTGCGTAA